TCCGCCCCGAGTCATCCGGCGGTTCGGGTGCATTCAGAAGATGCCTCCGCCTCTACCATCCGATCGGATCCAACTGAACTTTGAGAACCTTATCCCGGAGCATGAAGAAACGGTCGTTATCGCTCACTACCTATGGGCCGCTTCTCGCCCGACCAAACTTTCTTTCCCGAGGAAACCGCTGGAGCCCGCTGAGGAGGCCTATCGATCCACCAAGGAGTACCGATTGAAGCACTCCATCCCCGAGGAATGGCGTCCAAAGCTCCCAGATATTACTCCATCCCGATCCCTCAACAACGAGCTTAGGTGTTTGCTGGCCAAAGCTGATGAAGAGATTGCCATGGCGAAGAAAGTCATCAAGCGGTTGAAGGCACAAGCTGGTCCTCAAGTCAAGAGATCTAGGAATGGAGCTGGGCCCTCGAAGTGATAGATATTTGTTGAGTCATGTcgtcgtgtttttttttttctttcctaggCCTCCTGTTAGGAGTTTTCGTCGGATTTTAGGGATCTCATATCTTATTACACTTTCCGATTACTAAAACAGTTCTGTTTTCATTCTGACCTCGCTgtcttgtacgaatttttacGTCCCTTTCATCTTGGATTTaatttcctcacttcaaacGAAAACTGTTCATAAGATCTTGATCCAtcatctcaaaaaatttcatggtaatccagtgtgttttctatttattatggaattaatggccggggtcgagcaggctggaatttgacatGTTCccagactacagattcattttgcaatTTACTACTATAAAACGTGCcgtattgataaattgtcaaacatgaaagttgtagatctAGTTTCAACTAACagcctgaaaaatttcagaattaaattcacaatcTAAGGGGGTTCTTCGTTCTTTTAAATATAGGCGGATaggacagttttctgaacatgatttttccGAAAGACACATTAGATTGATTTGATCCgctcatttctagtctgatcgtcctacatgaaagttgttcatcagCCTCTCGACTACAAGCTCATAAATTTTCATACCATTTTGACCACATTATGATTTTTCACGGATTGTTTTCCAAAATCCAACGAAACTGGAATTTCCTGGTCGGGGTCGCGAGCCAAGTTTGAGTGGCGTTCACAAGTCTAGattagccatggatcgactcgacgtctctcaCAACGTTGTACTCATCACTTGATCGTCCCTTTTAGGTAATTTAACACGGATCCTCCGCATATTACTCGATCAATcacaaagaggatggccgacatcaacgccgtCGTCAATGccgccctggatgagaaacttgccTCCCCGACCGaacgctttgaagggatgatgtcccaaaagatggaggaaatgatggctgcctttaCCGCCAAGCTTCAGCCACCTAATTCTGGCCTACTACCAGGCCTTTCCATTCCTCCGGGAGATAACACCGGCAAAACCCCGGAAGCTGCTCCTTACCGGACAATGCCGCTGGAAGACGTGATCATTACGGGCACGAGCTCGGGTTCACTACCCCCGATCCCAATTCCCCAAGCCAATTTCGTAGCTATGGGAATGAATGATGAGATGGCCAAACCGTTAGCTCTGATGGAGCAGAGGATCCAAGAAGTAGAAGGTACCCATAACATTCCCCAGGTTGATTTCTCTGCCTTCTCGAAAGTCAGTGTGCCTGGGAAGTTTAAAATGCCGGACTTCGAAAAGTACGACAGCACTTCCAACCCAGTGCAACATGTTCAGATGTACCAAGCCGTAATGAGCAAGTATGCGGCTAACGGCCCTTCGATGATTCGGACCTTCCAGGCCGCTTTGAAAGATGCAGCTATGAGATGGTACACGGACTATGAAATCTACAGCATGGAGAACTGGGAGAAGGCGGCTAATGCTTTTGTTAAGCATTTTAGTTTCAACTTGGATGTTCTCATTTCTAGGGAAGATCTAGAACATGCAGAGATGAAGAAAGGCGAGACAATTAAGCAAGACGCCACCgagtggaggaatgtggcatctcagcTGAAGCCGGTACCCCCTGAGtgagagctcatgaaattgtttgtctcCACTTTACCTCGGACGATGCGGTCACGAATCCTTGGATCTGCTGCGACATCGTTCAATCATCTCATTGCGATGGCTGAGGAGATTGAGagcggcatgaagaaaggttggtacggagATGTTGCCACCAGTACCAAGAGATTCAcggcaaagaaagacaaagaacCCGTCTcacaggttaacatgacctatgcCCAGAAACCTATGGCCCATGTGCCGGTCGTGCAGATCCCTAACCAGCAGCAGGGCAACTTTAGTACACAAcggcaaaaaggaaatttacgTCATTCTCGGCAATTTACTCCTCTACCCGGGACCCCGTCACAGGTACTTACGATTTTACGTAAGAAAGGGCTTCTGACTTCCGAACCTCTACGACCTGGTAACACAAACTCACCAAGGTATGACCCATCAAAGAAGTGTGACTACCATTGTGGTGAGCCTGGACATGATGCAAATAGTTGTTATGTGTTGAAACACCGCATTCAAGACTTGCTCGAttccaaagcattttcatttcaagacaATAGTCACCCAAATAtcaagaataatcctttgccggatcactcAGGCAAGGTTAATGCTGTCTTTAGTTCTGAAGGCGGACGAAAAGGTGTTTTTAAGATCCGGGTGGTTGACATTTTCAATGCCCTGGTTAGAGCAGGCTATTATCAGGTTGGAGAAATAGTATCGTTCGGCCAGCTGGAAGAGAGAATCTCAACTCTTATGGAGAACGGATTGATAGTATGGGCAAATCGGATCGAGGTAGTAGCCATTGTATCTCAAATTGTAATTGACTGGGATCAAGAATTTGCCGCTTTAGCTCTATCTCAATTTGAATCTTCTCCGAAGGTTAAAGCAAGAGAAGCCGACGTGGCCCGTCTAATTAAGAGTAATTCGGAGTTAGCTTATATGTCCGCCCGGGAGGACTCGGAATTGTTATACCCGAGACTACGGTGATTACTTCCCCCCAGTCTTTTCCTTATAAAGATggcaaggcggttccttggtcctatgaccttgccccgataacaaggtCCGGACGTGCTTATAATGATGATCAGCCTGCCAAGCAGGTGGCTGAAAAGGATGCAAAGGAATTTTTGGCTGTGATCAAGACAAGTGAGTACAACATTGTTGATCAGTTACGAAAGTTACCGGCTAAGGTCTCTCTACTTGAGCTCTTACGGTCGTCCGAAAAACATCGAGATTCCCTGATGAAGATGTTGGGCCAAATTCATGTACCTGAAAACATCGATCGGGATAGGttggagaattttgttggggccatccttctaaaagatcgggTCACATTTGCCGACGATGAGATCCCCGCCGAAGGAAGAGGCCACAACAAGGCCTTACACATAACAGTCAAGCACAAACAGACTTATATTGCTCGGGTAGTCATTGATAATGGGTCAGCATTGAATATTTGTCCCCTAGCTACACCGAATCGCCCGGGAGTTGACTTGGCCGGGATGCAGGTAGCCAAAACCTCGGTTAGATCTTTTGACGGTATGAAAAAGAACGTTATGGGGCAAATTAATCTCGAGATCCAGATTGGGCCCTCTCTGTTCGATGTCTTGTTCCAAGTACTAGACATTCCATCTGCATTCAACCTCTTGCTAGGACGTCCGTGGATTCACAATGCGGGTGCTGTTCCATCAAGTCTTCATCGGAAGATCAAGTTCGTGGCCGAGCAGAAGTTAGTGattgtccatggggaggaagatcatcGAATCTTCAACGAAACGGCTATCCCCTACATCGAGCTGGCTCATAATGAAGAAAATTCTTACCATGCTTTTGAGCTAGTGCGGACCATTCATGCGTCGCCGGAAAGTCCCATACCCGTTCTCGAAATATCAACTACCTCTCTTATGGTAGCTAAGGTAATGATCGGCAATGGTTTTGAGCCTGGCAAGGGTTTGGGtcggcatggccaagggatccgcaacCCGATTGAACTTAGAGGCCGGTCCCATACAGCTGGTTTGGGATTCCAAGGACGTGGCCGTCCTAGACATGGTAAGCGACGTGCGATAGGTCGCGATAAGCTGGAATGTAGTCCTTTGCCATCACCCTCGTACACCACCTTCCGATCAGTTGGAGTAGTCTGCGGTTACAATGAGATAGCTCAATTTGAAGATGACCTAGGGATTGTCTTCCCTAACTCATCGAAGGGCCAAGATGCTGTGGTTGAGCCGATGGACCTGGACCACGAGGAAGCCGATGATGGAG
The genomic region above belongs to Rhodamnia argentea isolate NSW1041297 chromosome 6, ASM2092103v1, whole genome shotgun sequence and contains:
- the LOC125315489 gene encoding uncharacterized protein LOC125315489, whose amino-acid sequence is MAEEIESGMKKGWYGDVATSTKRFTAKKDKEPVSQVNMTYAQKPMAHVPVVQIPNQQQGNFSTQRQKGNLRHSRQFTPLPGTPSQVLTILRKKGLLTSEPLRPGNTNSPRYDPSKKCDYHCGEPGHDANSCYVLKHRIQDLLDSKAFSFQDNSHPNIKNNPLPDHSGKVNAVFSSEGGRKGVFKIRVVDIFNALVRAGYYQVGEIVSFGQLEERISTLMENGLIVWANRIEVVAIVSQIVIDWDQEFAALALSQFESSPKVKAREADVARLIKNGKAVPWSYDLAPITRSGRAYNDDQPAKQVAEKDAKEFLAVIKTSEYNIVDQLRKLPAKVSLLELLRSSEKHRDSLMKMLGQIHVPENIDRDRLENFVGAILLKDRVTFADDEIPAEGRGHNKALHITVKHKQTYIARVVIDNGSALNICPLATPNRPGVDLAGMQVAKTSVRSFDGMKKNVMGQINLEIQIGPSLFDVLFQVLDIPSAFNLLLGRPWIHNAGAVPSSLHRKIKFVAEQKLVIVHGEEDHRIFNETAIPYIELAHNEENSYHAFELVRTIHASPESPIPVLEISTTSLMVAKVMIGNGFEPGKGLGRHGQGIRNPIELRGRSHTAGLGFQGRGRPRHGKRRAIGRDKLECSPLPSPSYTTFRSVGVVCGYNEIAQFEDDLGIVFPNSSKGQDAVVEPMDLDHEEADDGVPDLAGWFDDLTIASVF